In the Pirellulales bacterium genome, TGCTCCGGAAGCGTCACGTTCGTAATCCTGGCGCGAGAAAACTAGCGACTCATGGGGAGAAGCGATTAATGGATTACATCATTGTTGCCATTCTCGGCATTGCGGGTGGGTGGGGGTGCGCTTTGATCGCTCTTGCGGTTCAACGTGCCAAGCTGCGCGCGCAGAAGCGCGAGCAAGACCTGATGGCCGAAAGGATCAGTCAATCCTCTCACGCAATCGGCACTGCACGGCAACAGATCGAGACGGAGTCGTCGCGGCTGGAGGCGGCAAGGGCGCAGTTCGATATGAGGGCGGTCGCGTACACGGAGCTGCACGACGAGAATGCGATTCTGAAGCGCGACCTGCGGAACCTCGACGTGGGCGTCCGCAAACTGCAACTTGATCGCGACCAGCAACGCCAGTCACAAGAGGCTCTCAACCAAAGGGCAAACGAACTTGGAAGTCGCTATCTAAAGGAAAGCGTGAAATGGATAAGCTCATCGCTCAACCCGAACAATTTTTCTGGCTGCAAACAACGCTTGATCGACGTTATTGTACGGTGCCGCGGGATTGGCTTTGAAGTGCCGGCGAGACAGGAAGCAGAGCTGCTCGCGAACTTGAAGTCCGAATATGAAATGGCTGTGCGTGCCGCGTTCGCACGTGAGGAGCAGACTCGAATCAAGGCGCAAATACGCGAAGAACAGATTCGGGCCAAGGAAATTGACCGGGAATTAAAACGAATCGACCGAGAGCGCGAGGCTATTAAAGCCGCGCTGGACAAGGCGCTCGCCGAGGCCAACGATCAGTACAGCGCCGTTGTCGAAAACTTGAAAGCCAGGCTCGCGGAAGCGGAGGAGAAGGCACAGCGAACCATCTCGCAAGCGCAACTCACAAAATCCGGTCACGTATATGTGATATCGAACATCGGGTCGTTCGGTGAAGGCGTGTTCAAAGTTGGAATGACTCGGCGGCTTGAGCCTCAAGAGCGAATCCACGAACTCAGCAGTGCCTCGGTCCCATTTCCTTTTGATGTGCACATGATGATCTCCTCAGACGATGCCCCTACCTTGGAACACGTGCTCCATCAGCACCTGCGGAGAAATCGAATAAACAGAACCAATCCCCGAAAGGAATTCTTCAAGACTGATATTGAAACGATTTGCAGAATCGTGAAGGACAACCACGGCGAGGTAAGTTTTGTCGCGGATGCTGAAGCCCTCCAATACCGACAGAGCCTCACCATGCCCGAGGAAGATCAAGAATTCGTCGAAAGCGTATATGACGATCTAGATGAAGAGACTGAAGAATCCGTGGTGAGCGATTTGTGACCGGATCAACGGCTCGTGAACCGGGCCAGAGGTCTTGCGGAGACGGAGGGATCTGTGAAGCCAACTATTAACCCCGCCTACAACTGCCATGACTGCGCCCATGCCCAAAGAACTCATTTCTTCGGCTTTGCTCGCTTTGTTTTGGCTGGCCGGCTCGATTGGCGCTGCCGTTGGCGCCGACTGGCCCGCCAGGGTTTTTGCGCCTTACATGTATCTTGGCGCCGGCGACAATTTCAAACTCACGGACTGTAACGACGCCTGCGGCCTCAAACACTACACGCTGGCCTTCATCATCGCCCGGCAGGAGGGCCGGGGCCAAGATACGAAGGTTTACCCAGAGCCATCCTGGTACGGTCGCATTCCCATCGAGCAGAATCTTTACAAGGATCAAATCGATGCCATCCGCAAACGCGGCGGCGATGTAATCATCTCCTTCGGCGGCGAGGCCGGCAAGGAGCTTGCCAACGTCATTGATGATCCCATTCAGCTTGAGGCCGCCTACCAGAAAGTCATCGGCCAATACCAATTCTCGTGGCTTGATTT is a window encoding:
- a CDS encoding GIY-YIG nuclease family protein, yielding MDYIIVAILGIAGGWGCALIALAVQRAKLRAQKREQDLMAERISQSSHAIGTARQQIETESSRLEAARAQFDMRAVAYTELHDENAILKRDLRNLDVGVRKLQLDRDQQRQSQEALNQRANELGSRYLKESVKWISSSLNPNNFSGCKQRLIDVIVRCRGIGFEVPARQEAELLANLKSEYEMAVRAAFAREEQTRIKAQIREEQIRAKEIDRELKRIDREREAIKAALDKALAEANDQYSAVVENLKARLAEAEEKAQRTISQAQLTKSGHVYVISNIGSFGEGVFKVGMTRRLEPQERIHELSSASVPFPFDVHMMISSDDAPTLEHVLHQHLRRNRINRTNPRKEFFKTDIETICRIVKDNHGEVSFVADAEALQYRQSLTMPEEDQEFVESVYDDLDEETEESVVSDL